From one Candidatus Zixiibacteriota bacterium genomic stretch:
- a CDS encoding uracil-DNA glycosylase, which translates to MKDSTNNIQQLLRRAIAAQVDMGLGEVILRGGKAAAQMPQVGQKEVTRVVSVMNLFGKPDMKKVSASYESLPSHCAAICNCQLCSLGATRNKFVYGVGNPDADLMFIGEAPGADEDRLGEPFVGRAGQLLDKILAAIQLSRQQVYIANILKCRPPNNRDPLPEEMEKCFPYLDEQIHLIKPKLICALGRVAAQALLKTSAPLGKLRKNWHSYEGIPMLITYHPAALLRFPTYKKDTWEDMQMLKARLDSL; encoded by the coding sequence ATGAAAGATAGCACTAACAATATTCAGCAGCTTCTGCGCCGTGCCATCGCGGCCCAGGTTGATATGGGTCTGGGGGAGGTTATTCTTCGCGGTGGCAAAGCTGCCGCGCAGATGCCGCAGGTTGGTCAGAAGGAAGTGACAAGGGTGGTATCGGTGATGAACCTCTTCGGGAAACCTGACATGAAAAAAGTATCTGCTTCGTATGAATCGTTGCCATCGCACTGTGCGGCGATATGCAACTGTCAATTGTGTTCTCTCGGGGCGACTCGGAACAAGTTCGTATATGGTGTTGGGAATCCCGATGCTGATCTGATGTTTATCGGGGAGGCTCCGGGCGCCGATGAGGACCGTCTCGGGGAGCCATTCGTGGGCCGCGCCGGGCAGCTACTTGACAAGATTCTGGCGGCGATACAGCTTTCGCGCCAGCAGGTGTATATAGCGAATATCTTAAAGTGTCGTCCTCCGAACAATCGTGACCCGCTTCCGGAGGAGATGGAGAAGTGTTTTCCGTATCTGGATGAGCAGATTCACCTGATTAAGCCAAAGCTTATTTGCGCACTGGGGCGAGTGGCGGCGCAGGCGCTTTTGAAGACGAGCGCTCCGCTGGGTAAATTGCGCAAGAACTGGCACAGCTATGAAGGTATTCCCATGCTCATCACTTATCACCCGGCGGCGTTGTTGAGGTTCCCTACCTACAAAAAGGATACCTGGGAAGATATGCAGATGCTGAAAGCGAGATTGGATTCCCTATAA
- the coaBC gene encoding bifunctional phosphopantothenoylcysteine decarboxylase/phosphopantothenate--cysteine ligase CoaBC gives MSLKDKRILIGLTGGIACYKIPYLVRFLWKEKAEVRVIMTEAATRFITPLTLESVSNNPVAVDMFPADRFVGTRHIDMAQWPDLIVVAPATANFMGKVASGISDDLLTTVICASPKPLLIAPAMNPQMWLNKITQRNFAVLKGLGYGFIGPEEGGTACDHFGIGRMAEPQEIFEVIKAFFAAPPGGRKKKALKDKKFVITAGPTREAIDPVRFLSNRSSGKMGYALAEAAAQLGAETVLISGPTNLVAPSGVRLVNIETTAELHAAVKKEFAKADCLVMAAAPADYMPEKAAVKKIKKSDKGLSLPLKATVDILKDVGSSKKKGQVVVGFALETDDGLTNARSKLKSKNLDMIVLNSPSATTGFEHDTNEVTILLPGKKPIAVPVASKSEISMRILDVVAGLL, from the coding sequence ATGTCATTGAAAGACAAGAGAATACTGATTGGCTTAACGGGTGGAATCGCCTGTTATAAGATACCTTATCTGGTTCGTTTCCTGTGGAAGGAGAAAGCCGAGGTAAGGGTGATCATGACCGAGGCCGCTACCAGGTTTATCACACCGCTTACTCTTGAGAGCGTATCTAATAATCCTGTCGCTGTGGATATGTTTCCCGCTGACAGGTTCGTGGGTACCCGTCACATCGATATGGCACAATGGCCCGATTTAATCGTGGTTGCTCCTGCTACGGCCAATTTCATGGGCAAAGTTGCTTCGGGGATATCGGATGATCTTTTGACCACCGTTATATGTGCCTCGCCGAAGCCTCTTTTGATCGCCCCCGCGATGAATCCGCAGATGTGGCTCAACAAAATCACTCAGCGCAATTTCGCTGTTTTGAAGGGGTTGGGTTACGGGTTTATCGGTCCCGAAGAGGGTGGCACTGCCTGTGACCACTTTGGAATCGGGCGTATGGCCGAACCGCAGGAAATATTCGAAGTTATAAAAGCCTTCTTTGCCGCGCCCCCTGGCGGCCGAAAAAAAAAAGCCCTAAAAGATAAAAAGTTTGTTATCACGGCCGGTCCGACGCGGGAGGCTATTGACCCGGTCAGGTTCTTGAGCAATCGTTCATCGGGGAAGATGGGTTATGCGCTGGCCGAGGCTGCAGCTCAGCTTGGCGCGGAGACAGTCTTGATTTCCGGGCCGACGAATCTTGTAGCCCCGTCGGGAGTGAGGCTGGTAAACATAGAAACTACCGCCGAACTTCATGCTGCGGTAAAAAAAGAGTTCGCGAAAGCGGATTGTCTCGTGATGGCCGCCGCGCCGGCGGATTACATGCCCGAAAAGGCGGCAGTGAAGAAGATCAAGAAATCGGACAAGGGGTTGAGTCTGCCGTTGAAAGCGACGGTTGATATCCTCAAAGACGTTGGGAGCAGTAAGAAAAAGGGGCAGGTGGTTGTTGGATTCGCGCTGGAGACTGATGACGGCCTGACCAACGCCCGCAGCAAGTTGAAAAGCAAGAACCTTGACATGATTGTTCTTAACAGCCCGAGCGCGACGACCGGGTTTGAGCACGATACGAATGAAGTGACTATTCTGCTTCCGGGGAAGAAACCGATAGCTGTTCCCGTAGCATCAAAATCAGAAATCTCCATGCGAATCCTTGACGTGGTTGCCGGACTTCTTTAA
- the dnaB gene encoding replicative DNA helicase: protein MAQRTQYNKETDNLQPPQSLDAEQAVLGSLLKDAEAIGQAIEILDAPDNFYYPKHQAIYRAIIGLYDKGEPCDITTVSNALLKDGNLEKIGGRVYLVELVEGVASTANIAHHCNIVLEKAVLRKLIQTSNEIVRSCYAMEQPVDALLDSAEANIFSISESRLRKGFASIKDLMPSTFEQIENLQSDQSALVGIKTGFTDLDTLTNGLHRGDLIIVAGRPSMGKSSLVMNMAEYIAVNLKKGVGVFSIEMSSEALALRMLCGRARVSQQRLRAGKLRKEEWPKLTVAGGSLSEAPIFIDDSPMLSSLEMRAKARRLKAQHDIGLIIVDYIQMMHASGRHENRQQEIASISRAMKVLAKEIDIPVIACSQLSRMVEQRGGEKRPQLSDLRESGAIEQDADVVMFVYRSEHYMSHVEKTDPKYLEVEGKAEIIVAKQRNGPTGVVNLAFVKDFARFENLAAGYRELPPGAEPVEGQEIPF, encoded by the coding sequence ATGGCGCAACGAACACAATATAACAAGGAAACTGACAATCTTCAGCCGCCGCAGTCGCTCGATGCCGAGCAGGCGGTGCTGGGGTCGCTGCTTAAGGATGCCGAGGCGATCGGCCAGGCCATTGAAATCCTCGATGCCCCCGATAATTTCTATTATCCCAAACATCAGGCGATTTATAGGGCCATAATCGGTCTGTATGATAAAGGTGAGCCGTGTGATATCACCACTGTCTCAAATGCCCTGCTTAAAGACGGCAATCTGGAAAAGATAGGGGGGCGGGTTTACCTTGTCGAGTTGGTAGAAGGTGTGGCCTCGACAGCCAACATAGCGCATCACTGCAATATCGTGCTCGAAAAGGCAGTGCTCCGCAAGCTCATTCAGACCTCCAACGAAATCGTTCGAAGCTGCTATGCGATGGAACAGCCTGTCGACGCTCTACTGGACAGCGCCGAGGCGAACATTTTCTCCATATCGGAGAGTCGTCTGCGCAAGGGCTTTGCTTCGATCAAGGACCTGATGCCGTCAACGTTCGAGCAGATCGAGAATCTTCAGTCGGATCAGTCGGCGCTGGTCGGTATCAAGACAGGATTCACCGACCTCGATACCCTTACCAATGGACTTCATCGCGGCGACCTGATAATTGTGGCCGGCAGGCCATCGATGGGTAAGTCGTCGCTGGTGATGAATATGGCGGAGTATATCGCCGTGAATCTGAAAAAGGGCGTGGGCGTATTTTCTATTGAGATGTCGAGTGAGGCACTGGCGCTGCGTATGCTGTGCGGCCGGGCAAGGGTGTCGCAGCAACGGTTGCGGGCAGGGAAGCTGAGAAAAGAAGAGTGGCCGAAACTCACGGTTGCCGGTGGTTCATTGTCCGAGGCTCCGATTTTCATTGACGATTCTCCGATGTTGTCATCGCTTGAGATGAGAGCGAAGGCGCGGCGTTTGAAGGCCCAGCATGACATAGGTTTGATAATCGTAGACTATATCCAGATGATGCATGCTTCGGGAAGGCACGAGAATCGTCAGCAGGAGATTGCCTCGATCTCGCGCGCCATGAAAGTTCTCGCCAAAGAGATCGATATCCCGGTTATCGCCTGTTCCCAGTTATCGCGTATGGTGGAGCAAAGGGGTGGCGAGAAGAGACCGCAGTTGTCCGACCTGAGAGAATCGGGAGCTATCGAACAGGACGCCGATGTGGTGATGTTTGTGTATCGTTCGGAGCACTACATGAGTCACGTGGAAAAGACCGATCCGAAATATCTTGAGGTCGAAGGCAAGGCGGAGATTATCGTAGCCAAGCAGCGCAACGGCCCTACCGGCGTGGTCAATCTTGCTTTTGTCAAGGATTTCGCGAGGTTCGAGAACCTCGCGGCCGGCTACCGTGAGTTGCCTCCGGGCGCGGAGCCTGTTGAAGGTCAGGAAATACCTTTTTAA
- a CDS encoding DUF494 family protein, protein MRNRILEIVVFLMDYMKDEQDRQSESDDVSNALRNLGYSEQEIGAAYSWFLEQFKGAPEQFFSKFPEKHSSQRILTESERLYLASEAHGFLIKLLNGGIINDEQFESILERAIFFASEPITLEQMKIIASAVVFNEADDLESPALLRPANDQSHLVN, encoded by the coding sequence ATGAGAAATAGAATACTTGAGATCGTCGTATTCCTGATGGACTACATGAAGGACGAGCAGGACCGGCAGTCCGAATCCGACGATGTTTCCAATGCCCTGCGCAACCTTGGCTACTCCGAGCAGGAGATAGGGGCGGCCTATTCCTGGTTTTTGGAGCAGTTTAAGGGAGCTCCGGAGCAGTTCTTCTCGAAATTCCCCGAAAAGCATTCATCGCAGCGGATTCTTACGGAATCGGAGAGGCTATATTTGGCTTCGGAGGCGCATGGATTTCTCATCAAGCTTCTTAATGGCGGGATTATTAACGACGAGCAATTTGAATCGATTCTCGAGCGTGCAATTTTCTTCGCGAGCGAGCCGATTACGCTTGAGCAGATGAAGATAATCGCCTCGGCGGTGGTGTTTAACGAAGCCGATGATCTTGAAAGCCCGGCCTTGCTTCGTCCGGCGAATGACCAGTCTCATCTGGTTAACTGA